The window aggctgcggaggtagaaatcaagaaggagcatcaagtgttgatggtcaacaagaccacccgtttcaagaaaaagggcaaaggaaagaagaagggaaacttcaagaagaacagcaaacaagttgctgctcaggtgaagaaacccaagtctggacctgagcctgagactgagtgcttctactgcaaacagactggtcattggaagcggaactgccccaagtatttggcggataagaaggatggcaaggtgaacaaaggtatatgtgatatacatgttattgatgtgtaccttactaatgctcgcagtagcacctggggatttgatactggttctgttgctaatatttgcaactcgaaacagggactacgaattaagcgaagattggctaaggatgaggtgacgatgcgcgtgggaaatggttccaaagtcgatgtgatcgcggtcagcacgctacctctacatctaccttcgggattagttttagacctaaataattattatttggtgccagcgttgagcatgaacattatatctggatcttgtttgatgcgagacgataattcagttaaatcagagaataatggttgttctatttatatgagtaatatcttttatggtcatgcacccttgaagagtggtctatttttgttgaatctcgatagtagtgatacatatattcataatattgaagccaaaagatgcagagttgataatcatagtgcaacttatttgtggcactgccgtttaggttatattggtgtaaagcgcatgaagaaactccatatagatggacttttggaaccacttgattatgaatcacttggtacttgcgaaccttgcctcatgggcaagatgactaaaacgccgttctccgaaactatggagcgggcaacagattttttggaaatcatacatacagatgtatgagctcggatgaatgttgaggctcacggcgggtatcgttattttctcaccttcacagatgatttaagcaaatatggatatatctacttaatttACGAACAAAATCGCTAATTTGACCTTTTTAAATATTTCAGCATGATTTGACCCTCTTTCAAAAATGAACTCTTGACCTTTTTTTATGACGCCAACATTCATGGCTTTTTTGTTGCAAGGAAAACGCCATGGTCCATGGTGTTTAACCCCCTGCCCCCCCTCCCGCCCACGCCAAAATGCCATGTTTCATGGCGTTTCATCCTCTCGAAGAGACGCCAAGCCACACTGGAGAAACTTTAGGATCAAAACGTCATGGACCATGTCGTTTTCCATGCAACCCAAACGTCATGGATGTGGGCACCACCAGAAAATGGTCATATAAGGATTTTCTTTTAAAAGAAGGTCAAATCATCCTAAACTTTGTTTAAAAGGTCAAAACATTGATTTTGATCTCAATTTACATCCACGAAAAAAGTGGTCCCTATAATTGAAGAACGGCGCGGCAAAGCGCGCGACAGCTTCTAGTCTTTGTGCATGCGCGCTGAAGATAATTAAGGCTGACACGCTGGAAAATGCATGAAGTTAACTCAGTCATAAAaatacatgtactccctctgttcacttttgtaagaccTTTTAGACATTTAAGACAGCAACTAAAATAGTTCAATTTCAGCTATtctaaacgacttacaaaagtgaacggatggagtagcaTTTATAGGAGTTACCCATGCAAATTTTATTGCTTTATATATATAGCACATTTGATGTAATATCTAGAACAGTTATTTAATAGAATGAGAAGTTATGTGTTTTGTCGTTCTCCTATGAAAATATAAGGGCATCTAAAGCCGGACTTGGCAAATttggcccctcaaacgcccgcggacgcgacTGGGCGCATCCGGACGGGCCCTCATATTTCCTTCCGGATATCCACATATCTCAAATCCGGACTCTCAAATCCATGCAAATACATGCACGTCGATCATGCAATACAATGTCGCACGTAGATAGCAATTAATTGTTGGTATCAAGCATAGATAGCGTTCACATAAAATTTATTTTAGGTGCCAAACTCAAGCATTGCCTCCTTGGTTGCCATTGTGGATTCACATGTGCTCCACAAGATTATTGAGTAGTTGCGTGTGCACCTGCTGATCTCGAAGATTCTGTTGCATCTGCAGTAAGTTCATAAGCTGAGCCGCATCTTGATTTTCCGGGATTTCAACTTGTTATCCGGGTGCTTCGAAATCATGGGTTTGGGTtacaccatcaccctcatcctcgacaatcatattgtgcatAATAACATAACATATCATCAGCTGccacaaagtttctgattcccacTTCATTGCAGCGCTCCGCACAATTCCCCAACGAGGctgaagcacaccaaatgccctctccccgtccttcctagccgcttcctgcattgttgcaaagtggcgGAGCCGGAGAGTTGCCGAACGTACCACGGTGGTGTCCGGGCCGGCGATGACGTCCCCCTCGGCGAGGACGGGAGGGCTCTTTCGGAGCTGGCGGCGAAGAGCCTGGGAACGGCTGTGGAGCGGCCGTGGCGGCGGAGCGCGAGAGGGATggtgcggaggaggaagaagagaggagatagCAAATGGATCCGGCTGGTCTTCGGGGTGGATTTGGTGCACTTTGGGATGGGGTCGGActgtcgggtccgacgtggcggacgtgcccgggcgccccatatccgccccatatttgggctggatatggggggcgccggtcagcccgggcgtttaagGGCCGTTTGAGAGGTCCGTGTGGGTTAAAAATTTCATGGCCGGACAGTGAACAGGCGGCCCGCACGGACGTATGAGGCGGGTTTAAGAGGTCCGGCTGTAGATGGTGTAAACCAAACTTGAAATCCAGACCACACACATCGGCCAAACTATATGCGAAACTGCACGCTGATCCGGTCAATTTCGATTAGGCAGCAACGTACTCCAGCTCTGTGCGTGTGCGACGGTGTGGATAGAGCACTTTGCCGCACCATCCGGCAAACAAGAAAAACCTTGGAGAAGTAGAAGAAGAGTATACAGAGTGACGAGAACAACCACCGTCGTCGGATACAAACATCCATGGACTCCCAGTCAATACGTACGTTCGACTTCGGCGTTTGAACGCGGATCCATGGACGAAAAGTATGGAATCCGCTCGTATGCCCCGTCTTGCTCGCCATGCCCGCTCCTATAAATAGAAGCGCCAGCAGCATGGTTGCTACGTGCTTAGTAGCTCGTAAACCATTGCATTGCAAGAAGAAGCAAGCAACTAATTATATAGCTTAGCTTAATGGCGTCGACTCACAGCTCGCGCCGCCTCGACGGCACACTGTTTGCGCTTCTGCTCGTGCTTGCGGCCGCCACCGCCTTTGTCAGTGCTGCCGCGGCGCGAGGGGACGCGCTGGCCGCCCGGCACGAGCGGTGGATGGCCAAGTTCGGGCGCGAGTACACGGACGCTGCCGATAAATTACGCCGGCAGGAGGTGTTCGCGGCCAACGCGCGGCACGTCGAGGCTGTCAATCGAGCGGGCAACCGGACATACACGCTCGGCCTCAATCAGTTCTCGGACCTCACCAGCGAAGAGTTCGCGGAGAAGCACCTCGGGTACCGCCACCAGCACGGCGTGGACAGCACGCCGGTGGCCGCGGTGAACATGTCCAATGCTCAGTTCGACTCCACGCCGGACAGCGTGGACTGGAGGGCCGCGGGTGCCGTCACCCAAGTCAAGAACCAAGGCTCATGCGGTAAGAATCTACAGCtcctgcaatgcatgcatgcatatattaaTTTAATGTAACGCCGTAGCATAAGCCAAAGTTCCCAAATGAATATACACGTACAGGTTGTTGCTGGGCGTTCGCGGCGGTAGCGGCGACGGAGGGGCTCGTAAAGATAGCCACTGGCAACCTCATCTccatgtcagagcagcaggtgctGGACTGCACGGGCGGCGCCAACTCCTGCAACGGCGGCGACATCAACGCCGCCCTAAGCTACGTCGCCTCGAGCGGCGGCCTTCAGCCAGAGGAATCCTACGCGTATACCGGCCAGCAGGGCGCGTGCCGCAGCAGCAGCGCCAGCCCAAACTCGGCCGCCTCCATCGGCGCCCCCCGAATGGTGGCACTGCACGGCGACGAAGGCACCTTGCAGGAGCTCGCGGCCAGACAGCCGGTGGCCGTGCCCGTGGAGGCTGACCGTGACTTCCAGCACTATATGAGGGGCGTGTACACCGGCAGCTCGTCGTGTGGACAGAACCTGAACCACGGCGTGACGGTGGTGGGCTACGGGACGGACAGCGGCGGGCAGGCGTACTGGATGGTGAAGAACCAGTGGGGGACGGGGTGGGGCGAGGGGGGCTACATGCGCCTCACGCGCGGGAACGGCGGCAACTGCGGCATGGCCACCTACGCCTACTACCCGACCATGGACGGCTCTTAAACACCACTACTACTGTACATCAGTCGGTCCATGCATCATCGAGTACTATAGTTTATCAGCACCATGCAGTATATACGGATTTACTTTCTGAATAAAGCATGGATCCTTGTAAAAAAGATCCATTTGCCTATGTAATACCACAAATTTGTAAGCTTGTACTATATGAAAATAAACATTTGTACTACATCAGTCCATCCAGCATCGAGTATTGGTTTATCAGCTAGCTACACTATGATGTATATGTGGATTTCGAATCTTTTTGGAAAAGAAGTGGATTTTGAATAATGAACATTGAACGCATGCATGGATCCTCGTACGAAAGATGCATTCGCCTACGTAATAGTATGAACTTGGAAGAATCTCTATGAAAATAAAATTTTCTGATTCAATCGAACACACATTCTTAATGTTCTTCCCATGTCCCGCCTTTTCGTCTTTTTTCAGGCACGTTCTTCTTCCACTCACGACCCAACACAAATCTTCATTATCTATATTCTTGTCCTTTTACTTCATTACAGGAGCCATATTTTTTTATCAAAAACAGTAGGATATGCTACCTTAAAATATTATCATCTATAACACTAAACTCCCTAATTTTATAGAGCCCACATTCAATTGAGGTCCGCAATTAGAACTGGGTCATCCGATTTTAAccaggtcaacaatttctcaaaactATCTCATTCGATTCTTTTATACTATACACTATCTTTTCTAATTTTAAGACATCATAATTAATTGATGTCTTTCATTTTGAATTGGGTCTAccaattttgaccgggtcaacaatttaTCGGAGAGCTCACCTATTCAATTCTTAAATCACTATGTTCCCTAATTTTAAAGTTCTTTCACtgaattgaggtattcaatttcaGACTTGGTTTCAATTTTGACAGTGTCAACGATTATTTAGATCAATCATCAGCAACCTGCatataaaaacatatcaatcccGTGCACCCTCCCACCATCTAGAAAAAAGAGGCGTCACTATGTGATAATGTAGCCCCAATATAGTACATGAAACCACCTGATGAGGTTTGCCTCTATCACCACCAGCGTGGAAATTTCCTCACATGAATATAGGTTAGCTAGTGGATAACACAGAATCACACCGCGGAAAGCCCACCAAATCACAAcattattaaataaaaataaaacacactccatcatcccccgccaaactaaatattccatcaaTTCCAGAATATAAGGGGCATTAGTTTTGACcaagtttagagcaaaaaatattgacatccacaatattaaacgaaaaggtatgaaaattcatttcattATGAATCTAATCATACTTatttgatattatgaattttgatatatttctctaaAAATTTGACCACACTTAAAATGTTCAACTTTTTAAAAAGTAATACACCATATATTTTGAAACACAGTGAGTATCATTTTTTAAgaaacccaacaacaccaacggcgtAGCAAAGCGCGTCAAACCCTTCTAGTATCAGAAGAACTGCCCAAAAAATTGCAAGAAAAAAGAACtcaaaagatagaaagaaaatatTTTATGTCGGTCTTTTGATATGCGGATAGACAAGTAATCCAAGATCTAATTTGGACAACACGCTCCAAGGGAGAGCTCATGCTTGCAGCGGACACACGACATGAAGCCACTGAACTCATGTATGCAGCGGACATGAAGccaccaaacacacacacacacacacacaagtgttACCCTCACCTAGTAGGGCGTGCACATGCGACCCAAATTTTCACTTTGTTTTTCTTTCATGGAAATTCCAAAAAAATGAAGTTCCAAAATTTCAAGAAGATGGTTTTTTAGGACGttcaaattttttctatttttgaatGCTATGAAAGTTTTGAACTTTGAAAAGTTCTAAAAATTGTTAAATTTTTAATGAGAAACTTTTGAAGGTTTTCACATTTTCCGAACGTTCAAAGTACTGAAAGTTTGGCCTAGAATTCTCAAAATTTGGAACTATAACTTCTGAAAGTGACCAAAAAGGTAAGTTTGACCTAGaatttttttttgccacgacttccacgaatgtcattccctgttGAAACTTGGCAACCACTTAAAACaattgtcattctttgccaccaacttattttctgatttttttttNNNNNNNNNNNNNNNNNNNNNNNNNNNNNNNNNNNNNNNNNNNNNNNNNNNNNNNNNNNNNNNNNNNNNNNNNNNNNNNNNNNNNNNNNNNNNNNNNNNNNNNNNNNNNNNNNNNNNNNNNNNNNNNNNNNNNNNNNNNNNNNNNNNNNNNNNNNNNNNNNNNNNNNNNNNNNNNNNNNNNNNNNNNNNNNNNNNNNNNNNNNNNNNNNNNNNNNNNNNNNNNNNNNNNNNNNNNNNNNNNNNNNNNNNNNNNNNNNNNNNNNNNNNNNNNNNNNNNNNNNNNNNNNNNNNNNNNNNNNNNNNNNNNNNNNNNNNNNNNNNNNNNNNNNNNNNNNNNNNNNNNNNNNNNNNNNNNNNNNNNNNNNNNNNNNNNNNNNNNNNNNNNNNNNNNNNNNNNNNNNNNNNNNNNNNNNNNNNNNNNNNNNNNNNNNNNNNNNNNNNNNNNNNNNNNNNNNNNNNNNNNNNNNNNNNNNNNNNNNNNNNNNNNNNNNNNNNNNNNNNNNNNNNNNNNNNNNNNNNNNNNNNNNNNNNNNNNNNNNNNNNNNNNNNNNNNNNNNNNNNNNNNNNNNNNNNNNNNNNNNNNNNNNNNNNNNNNNNNNNNNNNNNNNNNNNNNNNNNNNNNNNNNNNNNNNNNNNNNNNNNNNNNNNNNNNNNNNNNNNNNNNNNNNNNNNNNNNNNNNNNNNNNNNNNNNNNNNNNNNNNNNNNNNNNNNNNNNNNNNNNNNNNNNNNNNNNNNNNNNNNNNNNNNNNNNNNNNNNNNNNNNNNNNNNNNNNNNNNNNNNNNNNNNNNNNNNNNNNNNNNNNNNNNNNNNNNNNNNNNNNNNNNNNNNNNNNNNNNNNNNNNNNNNNNNNNNNNNNNNNNNNNNNNNNNNNNNNNNNNNNNNNNNNNNNNNNNNNNNNNNNNNNNNNNNNNNNNNNNNNNNNNNNNNNNNNNNNNNNNNNNNNNNNNNNNNNNNNNNNNNNNNNNNNNNNNNNNNNNNNNNNNNNNNNNNNNNNNNNNNNNNNNNNNNNNNNNNNNNNNNNNNNNNNNNNNNNNNNNNNNNNNNNNNNNNNNNNNNNNNNNNNNNNNNNNNNNNNNNNNNNNNNNNNNNNNNNNNNNNNNNNNNNNNNNNNNNNNNNNNNNNNNNNNNNNNNNNNNNNNNNNNNNNNNNNNNNNNNNNNNNNNNNNNNNNNNNNNNNNNNNNNNNNNNNNNNNNNNNNNNNNNNNNNNNNNNNNNNNNNNNNNNNNNNNNNNNNNNNNNNNNNNNNNNNNNNNNNNNNNNNNNNNNNNNNNNNNNNNNNNNNNNNNNNNNNNNNNNNNNNNNNNNNNNNNNNNNNNNNNNNNNNNNNNNNNNNNNNNNNNNNNNNNNNNNNNNNNNNNNNNNNNNNNNNNNNNNNNNNNNNNNNNNNNNNNNNNNNNNNNNNNNNNNNNNNNNNNNNNNNNNNNNNNNNNNNNNNNNNNNNNNNNNNNNNNNNNNNNNNNNNNNNNNNNNNNNNNNNNNNNNNNNNNNNNNNNNNNNNNNNNNNNNNNNNNNNNNNNNNNNNNNNNNNNNNNNNNNNNNNNNNNNNNNNNNNNNNNNNNNNNNNNNNNNNNNNNNNNNNNNNNNNNNNNNNNNNNNNNNNNNNNNNNNNNNNNNNNNNNNNNNNNNNNNNNNNNNNNNNNNNNNNNNNNNNNNNNNNNNNNNNNNNNNNNNNNNNNNNNNNNNNNNNNNNNNNNNNNNNNNNNNNNNNNNNNNNNNNNNNNNNNNNNNNNNNNNNNNNNNNNNNNNNNNNNNNNNNNNNNNNNNNNNNNNNNNNNNNNNNNNNNNNNNNNNNNNNNNNNNNNNNNNNNNNNNNNNNNNNNNNNNNNNNNNNNNNNNNNNNNNNNNNNNNNNNNNNNNNNNNNNNNNNNNNNNNNNNNNNNNNNNNNNNNNNNNNNNNNNNNNNNNNNNNNNNNNNNNNNNNNNNNNNNNNNNNNNNNNNNNNNNNNNNNNNNNNNNNNNNNNNNNNNNNNNNNNNNNNNNNNNNNNNNNNNNNNNNNNNNNNNNNNNNNNNNNNNNNNNNNNNNNNNNNNNNNNNNNNNNNNNNNNNNNNNNNNNNNNNNNNNNNNNNNNNNNNNNNNNNNNNNNNNNNNNNNNNNNNNNNNNNNNNNNNNNNNNNNNNNNNNNNNNNNNNNNNNNNNNNNNNNNNNNNNNNNNNNNNNNNNNNNNNNNNNNNNNNNNNNNNNNNNNNNNNNNNNNNNNNNNNNNNNNNNNNNNNNNNNNNNNNNNNNNNNNNNNNNNNNNNNNNNNNNNNNNNNNNNNNNNNNNNNNNNNNNNNNNNNNNNNNNNNNNNNNNNNNNNNNNNNNNNNNNNNNNNNNNNNNNNNNNNNNNNNNNNNNNNNNNNNNNNNNNNNNNNNNNNNNNNNNNNNNNNNNNNNNNNNNNNNNNNNNNNNNNNNNNNNNNNNNNNNNNNNNNNNNNNNNNNNNNNNNNNNNNNNNNNNNNNNNNNNNNNNNNNNNNNNNNNNNNNNNNNNNNNNNNNNNNNNNNNNNNNNNNNNNNNNNNNNNNNNNNNNNNNNNNNNNNNNNNNNNNNNNNNNNNNNNNNNNNNNNNNNNNNNNNNNNNNNNNNNNNNNNNNNNNNNNNNNNNNNNNNNNNNNgtcaagtcaatcacatcattctctaatgatgtgat is drawn from Triticum aestivum cultivar Chinese Spring unplaced genomic scaffold, IWGSC CS RefSeq v2.1 scaffold73991, whole genome shotgun sequence and contains these coding sequences:
- the LOC123174145 gene encoding zingipain-2-like, coding for MASTHSSRRLDGTLFALLLVLAAATAFVSAAAARGDALAARHERWMAKFGREYTDAADKLRRQEVFAANARHVEAVNRAGNRTYTLGLNQFSDLTSEEFAEKHLGYRHQHGVDSTPVAAVNMSNAQFDSTPDSVDWRAAGAVTQVKNQGSCGCCWAFAAVAATEGLVKIATGNLISMSEQQVLDCTGGANSCNGGDINAALSYVASSGGLQPEESYAYTGQQGACRSSSASPNSAASIGAPRMVALHGDEGTLQELAARQPVAVPVEADRDFQHYMRGVYTGSSSCGQNLNHGVTVVGYGTDSGGQAYWMVKNQWGTGWGEGGYMRLTRGNGGNCGMATYAYYPTMDGS